Part of the Bombus huntii isolate Logan2020A chromosome 10, iyBomHunt1.1, whole genome shotgun sequence genome, CAAACTCTGTTGTTCCTGCTCGACCTGAGATACACGTTCGTCATCTCATGAATTTCTGACGGGTCACGTAGGTTGTCCAATTACAATAAACGAAACTTACCAGTCTGAACGAGCACCAATCCAGCGCAAATTCCGCCTCTCTGAAAAGCCGCTCGACGCTGGTCCTCTTAAAATCTCGAGGACAAAACGGTAATTTCCATAGAGGTTTCACTTCTTCCTGGAGTTCGTTCAGCTCTTGCGAGAATGGCATTGAACTTCCTAGTCTTATGACGACTCTGGCACGAGAAGAAAAGAGTACACGTTTTATTGCTGGTTGAAATGGAATTTCCTATGAACGTCAGACGTCTGTGTCTGGACGCTTTTAGTTGGACGTAGCGTCCACAAGCAGAGATTTGTTACTTTCGTTGTGTCTATCGGTCTTAAACTTACAATCAACTGTACTTTCtgttaatttcttaattttactaCCGCAATGATTTTACATCAAGCACGCGATTAACGTTCAATTCTCAAGGGACAAGATAACTTGCCGCTTATTCacaaattcatttattttaggGAAAATAATTAGAAGATAGTAACATTCAAGGGAAGTTTAGTGTTTTAATTAACATCGTCAGCTTTCTgtacttttcaatttatagACTTGATCAATGTGGCTTTTGAACAGCTCATAGCGTATGTACATCGTCAGATTGGCTCCAAATCTTATTGATACGATCGTGTCAGcgttacagtgctaatgaaatgtcaaaatgttttatataacacataCGACACATACACAGAACTTATGTACAATAAATGtccaaatactttcgtgaatCAGTCTATTTGATTACTCTGACACATTCGTCAGAACGACATGTCATCAGAACACACGTCCACCGTAATCGTAATGCACCGCGACTATATGACGTCAAGGATGATTTTAAGTCTTTTTACATTTCCTCGGTTAACCACCTGCGACGTTTGTGTACGTGTTCCACGACACGTCGTACACTTAGCGTTTCAAATTGCGTCACAACTTTCTTAGCTATGCATAGCTTCCCGTTATCCGTTATCTCGGTCAAAAGTCGGGGATAGTCCCGCCTGCTAACAGCAGTAATTTCCATACATCGCAATCGGCCGATGATCCCCAAGACACCGCAATACGCTTTTAATTAAGATCAAATTTCCTGTTtactatttaaattaaaagacTGTTTTTCATGAATTGTCGTTCGGCCGTCGTCTCGCGATCGATGAAAGCTAACGATTCAATATCAAAGAAACAAAGATTTTCCTTTGCCACCTATTTTATAGGAaggattttctcgaaaatgtTCTCTTTTCCTTTGCACGGCACGTAACCGTGCACGAGCTTACATCGCGCTATCTAATACAAACGAGCGTTCGAGAAGAATCCGGTCGACCGAAACGAGTCCAGATAGACCGTTGTACGATCTTTTTCGAAGAAGTGTTACAGCAGCTCAAAAATCGACAAtgtttcgaaatatttaatataggTATTACTATAAACTTGCTTCGATAGTTGGTAGTAACAGCGGAAAAATATGCCGACCGCACAGAGCTAATTTTGTGGAATAGCGTGCACTTGTGTGTTTCTCTTCTGTGGTCTTCACATGCTACAATCTGAAAAAACTACTCGCACTAGATTCGCCAACCTCGACGCACGACGCGTGACAAGATGCGCTCGTATTTTACAAAACACGATAAAACGATGCAGAATGATTCTTTGACCGCATTCGTTTACATAATTCTCTTATAGGAAGGATGTCAATGACGAACTTTCACCGCGGTGCATTGCTGCATTATGCAGCGGGAGGCATGGCGCGGTTGACGTCTAAGCTAAGGTTGAGACTTGAGAGTACGATGGAGGAGAGCAGTAAGCAGGCCGGAAGCCATTCAGTTAGCTCGAGCGAGCGCGCTAACGATGTCGCGGCGCACTTACGTTACCAACCTACTTAAACGGCTATGATACAGCTGATACAACATTAAACTCGCGCGATTAATCTACGCCGTTTCGTAGCCTCCACCAACCACGTTCGTTTATCCGTATGTTCTTTCATAAATGTGTATACGTGTGTATGTACTGTTATTGAATAAGCGAGTGATCGAGTGATTGGCAGCGCGGGAAGGACACGTTTTGTAAGTGACTGGCTGCTTCAGGGAATCGACGAAATGCAACGTTGAATCTATGATGCGATCCCAACTAATCGACTCGATTCATTTTCCACTTGCACGAGCTTCGAATGCGATTTGAAGATTCGTAAGTGTTTCCTGATATATTATGAGAATCTTGACGCGTCACGTGTACGAGCtgttgaaagaaaattatttataaggTGTGATTCTAAACATTAAGACAATGAAGAGAGTTTACGTAGAAAAATCTCGTTCCAGGCTTATCTTTCGATTTAAAATACGCTGGAAATACGCTGATAGCTATGTAGAAATACAGATCAGCCGACCAGCTGACAAACGTTTCTTTCCATTTCACTCAGATGTTTCTCAGTATGAGGTAAATGAACGAAATCGAACGAAGAACACGCGGAGAAGGTATGTCACATCACGCTTTTTGTTCCTCGCACGAGAGCCACattcaaattattaaatatcttatttACTAGCAGAatagtttttattatttaccgTCAGAACTGTCTTTCTCTTGGAAATATTCACGTCAAAAGTAATTGATTTCGAAAATTACTAGCGTATTTTTAGCGTAAAATTAAGTTGATGTTTACATTACACCTTACAAACATCATCCATTTCCTTTAACACGTTGTAGGAAGTTGTCCCTTGGATAATTGCACGTAGCCTTGCGATTATGACCAAAAATCTCTTTGTTTGCGTGAGATAAAAATACGGAAATGATACCGCAATGAACGAGAAGCGATAGAGGCTTAGCGGTTACTCGAGTAATtgattagaaataaataaatgattattttacGACGAAGCAAGTAGCGGTTGTTATTTATTTGCGACAACGTGCAAGATAATTAGGATTTAACGAGAACATGGAGAGAATAAAGAGACGATGACAGTGACATGTAAACTTCTTGGAAATCATCACCGATTGTCATAGCGATAAGGCGCTTCCTCGCAATTCACGTTTTAATTCGAACGAACGAGCTCGTTTAGTTTTCCACGTATAGTAACTCGCACCAATATTCGAACACCATGCGTGTGAGACATTATTCTTGTACATATAGATTCAGATTTTGAAACTTGTTACAGAAATCAGAAATGGACAGATATTTCTATATTCGACAAAGATACAGTTTATCACGAGGCTATAAACGCTAACTAAACGTCATAAGCAATTTTTTCCAGTGTAAAGTTGTGTAAAAGAACCAGTATACAAAGGGGCAGcgataaaaaggaaaatattcaTCAAATCcttgaaatatctttttataatatcaaaaaacagaaatatattatgtaaattgaCTGAAAGGACATTGCAAATGAAACGTCGTGTTAACACGACGTCGGATTTTAATGGcgtaataaaatttagaatcAACGAATTATGGCCATTAATGCATTATTCTCCTATAATTCTCTTACAAATAACGTGGACAAGTTTTTTCTACACCGAATCTCGCACGAACGCGTGTCTCTCTAATAATTTGAATGAATTATCATGTCTTTTTATAAGATCTGCAAGTGTCCTAATACTTATGTATGGAAGTGTATATATTTACGACAAAAGATCATATAACGAATTGAACTGGCCAAACAAAATCAGTTGCAATTTGAAGTAGTTACGCAATAGCCTATTGAAAATGCGAATATCTGATGGGACGGTCTTTCAAATGCTACCATAGATATAGAGTATCTCTAATGACGCGTGCATTTTTCATAGCGGCGGACTATAGAAGATTTTCCTTGGATCGAGCATAATGTTTGCCGTCACGATAACAACATTGAACGATATGCAGTGGCAAAGGAAGTGGCAATTACCCATTTGAAAAAAAATCGGAGGATGTGTGGGACGCGCGTCACAATGTTGTTTTCCGTTGATCGGGCGATTATACGTCAGCGATATCGAAGCGAGCACGCTGAATCCCATTGACTTGTTCGATAATCATCATGATGGCGACGGTAACGCAATCGCGTAAACGTTTCGTGACGAAATCTTGCAATTCGGCTTGATGCAGACGAGCGAGTTTCAACAGTCCACTGGATTATATAGGGAAATACATGCATTTCGTATTAGTATTAGTGGAAACAAAAGTCGCGGTTCAGTATTCAAAGGCCACGGAAAACATTACGagtctatttttattaatttttattaatttcctgACTTTGATGTCACTTGGTGGCTAACGTACAcaatgacaatttttattaccTTCGAAGATACGTGTCTTTAAAATAAATGACGAATCTATGAAAGTTTGTAAATaatcgttttttaaatttctaatatcgcagaaaaatatatacggTAGCTAGAAAAAATATTGGCACATTGTTAAGTGATTAGATCAAAGTATATTGAATTTCCTATCATTTAAGGGCACTTTGATATCACTGCAAtgagataaatataaaaaataaattaaaagcgCTTTACTAAAAAAACAAGAGTATGTACCAATACATTTtcctgtaaaatatataaaatattcaaagtatagtgcttcttataatataatattcaacgggtaaaataaattttccacCAAGGATCATTTTAGTTATATTCTCAAGGATATGAATCTCCATAGAAATCCGCGATTTgctacatatataataattaatgttGCATGCTCGCTGCGGAAACGCGCGAAGAAAAATCGTTCGTCTGCATCTGGCTTTAGTTTCTCCTTCGTCGAAAATTGTTCGCTTTTCGAAGAAAACTCACCCTTCACCTTCGCTCGGTTTCAGAGGCAAACGAGCGCCGAGTTCGACGGCGGACGCTAGAAAAGTCACGTACAAGTCCATCGCGTTTTTCCACAATCTCTttctgtaaataaaaaaaaaggaaagggaaAGCTTGATCAGGCGCTTCATAGAACGTATTGGAAATAGTATAGTACCGAGGCTCGTCTTTCCTTGAGTTTTATCGACAAACCTAAATATATCGAGGAGCTCTTCGGTTCTATTGCGGTCGAACATGTCCTCCACGTTTAAATTATCGATCTTTAAATGGACCTCGTACTTGGTCAGGTTTTCCTTTTCAAGGACGTTCATATCCAGAACCTTATATCTGGTTTCGTAAGTGTGTTTGTTCAGACCTACGATCTCCAGCTGAAAATCATCGGTAATAGTTTTACTGCCACCGGTATATAGTATTTCTTCGACTAAATATTTACCCAGGACAAGCTAAAAGGGATAAGATGAAAGGACAAGTTCATGCGACAACGATTGAACAATGAGGCTTAAAAACATATTTCACGTTCAATAGTATTACTTCGTGCGATGTACCTGATATAAcgtaaatcaatttttatctGAATAAATTCTTACTCACGTTGAAATCAATTTATTCAGACAACGATTAGTAATAAAATTAGGCGCAAATTTCGATGAAAGAAAAGTATATTAAACTTGAAGGTAACATGATTGAATAACAGCGAAAGTTTGAAACACGTGTCTGACATTTCTCCGCTGTGAATCACCTGGAAGTATTTGCGATCCTTGGGTGCGACACCGTACAAGAAGCCGCGATGATCCCTTTTGCTGTACGTGTAATGAATCCAGGAAGGAAGATCAGGCGCATTTAGCAACGAGGGCTGATACGAAAACTGGTCGGATCGTGCTGAAACGAGGAACGAATCGTACGATTTGTTAGTCATTCGGAAATATCTGTGGGTTAAAGTGCCTACTCGGCTTTCATAGCCTCTGAATAATTCGATTCCCAGTAATCGCGCGCATAATGTGCTCATCCTCGATCGGACAAATCGCACTTTCCGGGAAGGGACGCGGGAAACACTTCGATTCTTATGAATAGTATGACTAAATGGTGAATCATAAAAATGGACCACAAATGAAATTTACTAAATTCGGCAATTTAGTAAAATGATGACTCATTAGGATGTCCTCAGGCTACcaatatttgttaatatttcaaagttCTTTAAAAGGATCAATATGTATTGtcaatacaatattataatattatatcttaatatcataatattaatattataatgttaatgttataatgttaatattataatgaCATCGAcaactttgaaatattcacaATATTATTCACTGTCTGAAGGCATCTTTAATTTATAGATTCCGATTTCGCAATAAATTTAATCATCAAACTTATTAATGTGGTTCTGAGAATGTAGTTTTAAGATTCTTTTAGTTCCAAAGTTTGATTATTTTCGCAACGTTTTAGAGctaaatattttaatggaTTATTACCAGAAACTTTCTGAATTCACTGTGAATCTCATTATGTATCTTATGCAATACATACATATTGTGTATCCATTTGCATtagatataaatacaatagCCCATTTTTTTCAGCAAATTATGACCTACTGTCTTTCACTCTTTGTACTACTTTTATATTGCTCTTTGAAAAGCTCTATTATTTCTGATGGCCTGGGATGGCTTTCATCAGATACATTCTTTATTTATCATGACACACTACAACTATCTTTTTGAGCTGATggaataaagtttcttttgtgattttaataaagatttaaataaatcgacatgtttttctcttattatatattaatattgtcTTTTTATGCTCATAATTTGCTAACAGTTCACTATGGTTAAGCTTCGACATTTTGAAGTTCTTCTTTCCTACTTGTATCTTATAaagatttaataattttcactgATAAACCAAGGGATGTCTCGAGTCGCTAAATTTCGTCTCTGTCTTGGTGTGCTCCGTACAGGTCGCGATTCTCCGATGACGTCGCGCTAAAAAGTACCGATACACACGTGACAACGTCAGCTGTGAGGTCACAACACGATATTCGGTGTTTCCGAGGCCGTGATTCGATTGCTATTCGAAACAAGACACGAATGACGCGCGTTAACTTTCAGCTGATGAACCAAGTTAACGGGTGTACGACCGAAAACTGCTTTCTGTTCGCTTGGCCCTCTTCGAGCCGGTTATTTCTGTATGCTCGTCGTTTCACGGTTCCTGCGCGTAACCGTAACAGCGCAATATAAACGCTATGCAAACTCTCATCGGTGTCATTGTTCGCGATCGAGTAACCTTCTTACCGTCGCCGCTCCAGTCGAAAGTCTCTGGTCTGATCGGAATGACGAACACCTCTGTCATTAAGATGCTCTCGGCGTTCGCGAAGGCCGTCATCAACGACAACGCTACTACGAACGATAGCATGACCATGGCCATATCTGAAAAGTGACAATAAACGACACCCGCTTATTAACCCATTAAGAACCACGCAATTAAATAATGCGTGAAAGTTACGTGTAAATGAAGTTGTTTCGCGAAAGAATTATGCAAGATGCGCCAGAATAATAGACGTGTTACAGAAGTCCATTGTAAACCAGAGGTATAAGAAGAAGTTCTTTcgtaagaaaaaaaatatatagagtTTATCATAGTGTCATAAACTACTTGAATTTCTTCAAACTTGATAGAATTCTAGGACCTAATGGAAGAatgtaatgaaataaatatcgaGCCAATTCTTGGAATTGTTTTCCATAGTcacgatataaatttgatagaattcgctAATGTTAAACGACTAAGAGGAAATTACAAATGAAACATTGCATTAATGTAAAGCTGACTCTCAGTGGGTTAACATTAACGCGAAACCGACTTTCCATTCACTCGGATCATATTGTTTaggattaaaatttttacaagCTCGTAACAATACATAGAGCAAATATATATCTGcgtgttttattatttttttcgcAACTCATCTTATATTGTTAAAAGATTTCTATaagcgttcaaatacttttgtgGGTCGCTGTATGTGACTAC contains:
- the LOC126870630 gene encoding epsilon-sarcoglycan isoform X2 produces the protein MAMVMLSFVVALSLMTAFANAESILMTEVFVIPIRPETFDWSGDARSDQFSYQPSLLNAPDLPSWIHYTYSKRDHRGFLYGVAPKDRKYFQLEIVGLNKHTYETRYKVLDMNVLEKENLTKYEVHLKIDNLNVEDMFDRNRTEELLDIFRKRLWKNAMDLYVTFLASAVELGARLPLKPSEGEGVVIRLGSSMPFSQELNELQEEVKPLWKLPFCPRDFKRTSVERLFREAEFALDWCSFRLVEQEQQSLQHESARRGPSMNVLDLPASGISEHTEWRWARSTKANIPTRSYFEEIATTIFVPAILLLVLAALLSTVLCLDREKIEKRETSTGEGVSNNNIQMVQYAAIERGTLKSLSAQPSSPNDSLIPSPRISNERCNPYIRPNPPPYTGPSNLAGIRADF
- the LOC126870630 gene encoding epsilon-sarcoglycan isoform X1 produces the protein MAMVMLSFVVALSLMTAFANAESILMTEVFVIPIRPETFDWSGDARSDQFSYQPSLLNAPDLPSWIHYTYSKRDHRGFLYGVAPKDRKYFQLEIVGLNKHTYETRYKVLDMNVLEKENLTKYEVHLKIDNLNVEDMFDRNRTEELLDIFRKRLWKNAMDLYVTFLASAVELGARLPLKPSEGEGVVIRLGSSMPFSQELNELQEEVKPLWKLPFCPRDFKRTSVERLFREAEFALDWCSFRLVEQEQQSLQHESARRGPSMNVLDLPASGISEHTEWRWARSTKANIPTRSYFEEIATTIFVPAILLLVLAALLSTVLCLDREKMHDPESEQYFYELFNIFLGKRQRTSEKRETSTGEGVSNNNIQMVQYAAIERGTLKSLSAQPSSPNDSLIPSPRISNERCNPYIRPNPPPYTGPSNLAGIRADF